A genomic window from Pungitius pungitius chromosome 12, fPunPun2.1, whole genome shotgun sequence includes:
- the LOC119220996 gene encoding mitochondrial glycine transporter B-like, translating to MLSVDKSYSTSRRTMELSLAHPATKAFLCGCVSGTCSTLLFQPLDLIKTRLQTSHRSLQPGSRAVGMVTVLRSVVRTERLLGLWKGVSPSFARTIPGVGIYFSTYYSLKQHFLQDSSPGAVQAVLLGGGARTAAGVLMLPVTVIKTRFECGRYSYGSVSGALRSVCRTEGPGALFSGLMATLLRDVPFSGIYVMFYSQAKASLPKEIRSSASAPLANFACGILSGILASLITQPADVVKTRVQVSPQMRTAEAIRTIYVEHRLQGFFRGAVPRALRRTLIAAMAWTVYEQMMAGFGLKS from the exons ATGCTGAGTGTGGATAAAAGCTATTCCACATCCCGGAGAACTATGGAACTGTCCCTG GCCCACCCGGCCACCAAAGCCTTCCTGTGTGGCTGCGTCAGCGGCACCTGCTCCACGCTGCTCTTCCAGCCTCTCGACCTGATCAAGACCCGTCTGCAGACCTCGCACCGCAGCCTGCAGCCCGG CTCGCGCGCAGTGGGGATGGTGACGGTGCTGCGGAGCGTGGTGCGGACAGAGAGGCTGCTGGGACTTTGGAAAGGAGTCTCGCCG TCCTTCGCTCGGACCATCCCAGGAGTGGGGATCTACTTCAGCACCTACTACTCCCTGAAGCAGCACTTCCTCCAGGACAGCAGCCCGGGGGCCGTGCAGGCCGTGCTGCTGGGGGGCGGCGCCCGCACGGCGGCGGGTGTCTTGATGCTGCCGGTCACGGTCATCAAGACGCGCTTTGAA tGCGGCAGGTACAGTTACGGCAGCGTGAGCGGCGCTCTGCGCAGCGTGTGTCGGACCGAAGGTCCTGGCGCCCTGTTCTCCGGCCTGATGGCCACTCTCCTCCGAGACGTTCCCTTCTCGGGCATCTACGTCATGTTCTACAGCCAGGCCAAGGCCTCGCTGCCGAAAG AAATCCGCTCGTCCGCCTCGGCCCCCCTGGCTAACTTTGCCTGTGGGATCCTGTCGGGGATACTGGCCTCTCTGATCACCCAGCCTGCTGACGTGGTCAAAACCCGCGTCCAAGTCAGTCCACAGATGAGGACGGCCGAGGCCATCAGAACCATCTACGTG GAACACCGACTCCAGGGGTTCTTCAGGGGGGCGGTTCCTCGGGCACTGAGGAGGACCCTGATAGCCGCCATGGCATGGACGGTGTACGAGCAGATGATGGCCGGCTTTGGGCTCAAGTCCTGA
- the rpsa gene encoding small ribosomal subunit protein uS2, producing the protein MSGGLDVLQMKEEDVLKFLAAGTHLGGTNLDFQMNQYVYKRKSDGVYIINLKRTWEKLLLAARAIVAIENPADVCVISSRNTGQRAVLKFASSTGASTFQGRFTPGTFTNQIQAAFREPRLLIVTDPRADHQPLTEASYVNIPTIALCNTDSPLRYVDIAIPCNNKGHHSVGLMWWMLAREVLRMRGTISREHPWEVMPDLYFYRDPEEIEKEEQAAAEKAVGKEEFQGEWSAPAAEFTQPEVADWSEGVAVPSVPIQQFPAATAAAAAAAAAAPAVKTEDWSTQPATEDWSTAPTAQASDWGGATSDWS; encoded by the exons ATGTCCGGGGGTCTAGATGTCCTTcaaatgaaggaggaggatgtgctGAAGTTCCTGGCCGCAGGAACTCACCTGGGAGGCACCAACTTGGACTTCCAGATGAATCAGTATGTCTACAAGAGAAAAAGCGACG GTGTGTACATCATCAACCTGAAGAGGACCTGGGAGAAGCTTCTGCTTGCTGCCAGGGCCATTGTTGCCATTGAAAACccagctgatgtgtgtgtcaTCTCCTCAAGGAACACCGGGCAG AGAGCTGTGCTGAAGTTCGCCTCTTCCACCGGTGCCTCCACCTTCCAAGGCCGGTTCACCCCTGGTACATTCACCAATCAGATCCAGGCCGCTTTCAGAGAGCCCCGTCTCCTGATTGTGACAGACCCTCGTGCTGACCACCAGCCACTGACTGAGGCCTCCTATGTCAACATCCCCACCATTGCCCTGTGCAACACTGACTCCCCACTGAGATACGTGGACATTGCTATCCCCTGTAACAACAAG GGTCACCACTCTGTTGGTCTGATGTGGTGGATGTTGGCCCGGGAGGTTCTCAGGATGAGGGGAACCATCTCCAGGGAACACCCATGGGAGGTCATGCCAGATCTGTACTTCTACAGGGATCCCGAGGAG attgagaaggaggagcaggctGCAGCTGAGAAGGCTGTTGGAAAGGAGGAGTTCCAGGGTGAATGGAGCGCCCCCGCCGCCGAGTTCACACAGCCTGAGGTGGCTGACTGGTCTGAGGGTGTTGCTGTGCCATCTGTGCCCATCCAACAGTTCCCTGCCGCGA ctgctgctgccgccgccgctgctgctgctgctccagctgtcAAGACAG agGACTGGAGCACCCAGCCTGCCACAGAGGACTGGTCTACTGCCCCCACTGCCCAGGCATCAGACTGGGGTGGCGCTACTTCCGATTGGTCTTAG